The Heliorestis convoluta genome includes the window ATCGACGAATTAGCACATCGATCCTGAATGAATTGCTTGCTGATATTGTACGTGTTACACCGCCACCGACAGATAAAGGTAGAAAACTAAAAATCTACTATGCTACACAGGCTTCGGTCAAACCACCCACTTTTGTTCTTTTTGTTAATGACGAAGAGCTTTTTCATTTTTCTTATCGTCGACATATTCAGAATCGTTTTCGAGAAACTTTTGGTTTTGAAGGCTCCCCCATTCGATTTATTATTCGACAACGAGAAAAAGAAAAAGATTGAACATTTGTCCTTTTGTAGGTGACAGAAAGGGGGCAAAGTTGCTATATTTATGAACATGACGATGGACACGACTTTATTGTTACTATTTATTGCTGCCTTTTTTCTGGGTTCGATTCCTTTTGCATATCTTGCAGGACGTCTAAAAGGGCTAGACATTCGTCAACATGGCAGTGGAAACATTGGTGCAACCAATGCTTTTCGCGTACTTGGTAGCGCCATGGGGGCGACCGTTTTGTTACTTGATGCAGGGAAGGGGGTTGTAGCTACCCTCTGGGCTTTTTCTTATGCTGGTGAGACAGCCGCTGTCATTGCCGGTCTTGCAGCTATTATGGGGCATACTTATTCTCCTTTTATGAGGTTTAAGGGTGGAAAAGGTGTAGCCACAGCAGCCGGGGTGGTTATTACACTTGTTCCAGAAGTAGCTTTAATTTGTATTATACTTTTCGCAATTGTTGTAGCAATCTCCAAGTATGTATCCTTGGGATCCATTGTCGTTGCCCTTGCTTTACCTATTCTGATTTTTTTATTCAATAAACCATTATCCTATCAAATCTTTGCCTTAGCCACAGCTCTCTTTGTTATATATCGTCATGTTCCCAACATAAAGCGTCTCCTTGCTGGACAAGAGAACTCAATTCGCCGCAATTATCCTAAATTTTAAGATGCACTGAGAACATAGAGGAGGTAATTATTGTGAATCTGAAGAAAGTTGCTGTACTCGGAGCTGGGAGTTGGGGTACTGCTTTAGGACGACTGCTCGCGCAGTCAAATCAACAAGTGCAAATA containing:
- the plsY gene encoding glycerol-3-phosphate 1-O-acyltransferase PlsY, whose product is MTMDTTLLLLFIAAFFLGSIPFAYLAGRLKGLDIRQHGSGNIGATNAFRVLGSAMGATVLLLDAGKGVVATLWAFSYAGETAAVIAGLAAIMGHTYSPFMRFKGGKGVATAAGVVITLVPEVALICIILFAIVVAISKYVSLGSIVVALALPILIFLFNKPLSYQIFALATALFVIYRHVPNIKRLLAGQENSIRRNYPKF